A stretch of DNA from Streptomyces gobiensis:
TCACACCAATCGCGGCCATCCGCTCGACAACGCCCTGGCCCGCATAGGGCCCGCCTTCTGGCAGAACGACGATCGTGCCGCCAGTGAGGGAATACGGCTCCCAACTGGTCGAAAGCTGCACAGGCTTGCCGTCCGCGAGGAACTCATACGACGTACGTACCGTCAGCTCGCCCTCGGCAATACCCAACCGTGCGGCGACCTCCGCCGGGGCGGGCACCTTCGCCTCCGTACGGTGCTCCCACGTCCCGACCCTGCCGAGACTTGCCATATCAGCGCGGAAGGGGGAACCGGCCCGCTGCTCACGACACCAGGAGCGGACCATCCGCAGCCGCTCGCGGGGTCGCGCGGCGTAAGTCCCTGATCCGGCACGGCCTTCGAGCAGCCCCTGGGAGATCAGCAACTCCTGTGCCCGCCGTACGACGTTGTCACCCACCCCGTACTCGGCGGCGAGTTGAGCACGCGAGGGCAGACGGTCTCCGGGCATCCACTCACGGCTAGCGAGGCGCTGCCGGAGCGAATCGGCAACTCGGAGATAGGGCGGCTGCTCAGGCATGTGGCAAATCTAGTCCACTAGCCTTATTCTAGTTAACTAGCTTCACCGTAAGTGATCGCTAGATGACCAGGGGATAGCCGTGCCCACACCTGCATCTCGAGCGCAGGACATCGCAACACGGCTCTCCGCCGCCACCGAACGGAGTCCCCGCCTGATGCGACACCCCAACTGCATCCGCATTGAAGCCGAACTACCGGAATCGCTCTCCCCAGTGCACTGGCAGGCCGTCCTGTCCGCCCTCGGGAAGGCCGACCGATTCGGCCTTAGCGGAGGAGTGGACGGGCGCATCGCATGGGCCCTTATCCACACCCACCCGCAAGAAACCCCGGCGACCATGTGACGGTCCCGGCCGGGCCAATACTGACAAGGGGCATCAACATGCCAAAGCCAATTCGCCGTGTGATCGACTGGGCGGCCCGGTTGCTATGGCCATCCACTGGGCATCACCGGCCCAGAACACCCCAGCGCTGGCTTCAGCGCGACTACTCGCTCCCAGCCATCGTCCTGGGCAATACAGCACCCGCCGGACCCTCCATGTGGCCACATCTCAAGCACCCTCGAACCGAGGGCACGCCAAGAAGTTCGCCGATCCCATCGACGGCGACGCGGTCGCCCTGGTGCGGCCCTACCTCGCTGCATACGAACAGCAGGAGAAACGCTGCCGGGAGCTGGCGCTGGAGGAAGCAGATGTGCTGGGCTCGGTATGGGTCCAGGACGTGCGGGTCGGGGTTACCCGGTGATGCCCGCCGAGGGGAAAGGGTCGAAGCAGCTCATTGCTGACCGGTGGGCGCGATGGCTGGAACATGCCGTGGGCTGTCAGCGGTGCCGGGGCATCGAGGGCGAACTCTGCCCGCGCAGCCGAGCCCTGTACGCCGCTTGGCGGGCCGCCTGCACAGCTGCCCAGGCAAGCGAGCAACAGCGCTAACGTTTACTCAGACAGGCAGTAAACGCAGAGAAGCCCCGTTGGTTTCCCAACGGGGCTTCTCTTCAATGATTGTTCGGCGGCGTCCTACTCTCCCACACGGTCCCCCATGCAGTACCATCGGCGCTGAAAGGCTTAGCTTCCGGGTTCGAAATGTAACCGGGCGTTTCCCCTTCGCCAAGGCCACCGAAACACTTATGAAGTTCACAACCAAAAAATTGGTTACCGGTTCTGGTCGTTACCTCAGAACCTACACAGTGGACGCGAGCAACTGCGGACAAGCCCTCGGCCTATTAGTACCAGTCAACTCCAACCGTTACCGGTCTTCCATATCTGGCCTATCAACCCAGTCGTCTACTGGGAGCCTTAACCCCTCAAAGGGGGAGGGAGTCCTCATCTCGAAGCAGGCTTCCCGCTTAGATGCTTTCAGCGGTTATCCTTTCCGAACGTAGCCAACCAGCCATGCCCTTGGCAGAACAACTGGCACACCAGAGGTCCGTCCGTCCCGGTCCTCTCGTACTAGGGACAGCCCTTCTCAAGACTCCTACGCGCACAGCGGATAGGGACCGAACTGTCTCACGACGTTCTAAACCCAGCTCGCGTACCGCTTTAATGGGCGAACAGCCCAACCCTTGGGACCGACTCCAGCCCCAGGATGCGACGAGCCGACATCGAGGTGCCAAACCATCCCGTCGATATGGACTCTTGGGGAAGATCAGCCTGTTATCCCCGGGGTACCTTTTATCCGTTGAGCGACGGCGCTTCCACAAGCCACCGCCGGATCACTAGTCCCGACTTTCGTCCCTGCTCGACCCGTCAGTCTCACAGTCAAGCTCCCTTGTGCACTTACACTCAACACCTGATTACCAACCAGGCTGAGGGAACCTTTGGGCGCCTCCGTTACCCTTTAGGAGGCAACCGCCCCAGTTAAACTACCCACCAGACACTGTCCCTGATCCGGATCACGGACCCAGGTTAGACATCCAGCACGACCAGAGTGGTATTTCAACAACGACTCCACCCATACTGGCGTACGGGCTTCACAGTCTCCCACCTATCCTACACAAGCCGAACCGAACACCAATATCAAGCTATAGTAAAGGTCCCGGGGTCTTTCCGTCCTGCTGCGCGAAACGAGCATCTTTACTCGTAATGCAATTTCACCGGGCCTATGGTTGAGACAGTCAAGAAGTCGTTACGCCATTCGTGCAGGTCGGAACTTACCCGACAAGGAATTTCGCTACCTTAGGATGGTTATAGTTACCACCGCCGTTTACTGGCGCTTAAGTTCTCAGCCTCGCCCACCCCGAAGAGTGAACTAACCGGTCCCCTTAACGTTCCAGCACCGGGCAGGCGTCAGTCCGTATACATCGCCTTACAGCTTCGCACGGACCTGTGTTTTTAGTAAACAGTCGCTTCTCGCTGGTCTCTGCGGCCACCCCCAGCTCACACTGCAAAAGTGATCACCAGGTGTGGCCCCCCTTCTCCCGAAGTTACGGGGGCATTTTGCCGAGTTCCTTAACCATAGTTCACCCGAACGCCTCGGTATTCTCTACCTGACCACCTGAGTCGGTTTAGGGTACGGGCCGCCATGAAACATCGCTAGAGGCTTTTCTCGACAGCATGGGATCATCCACTTCACCACAATCGGCTCGGCATCAGGTCTCAGACTTAATGTCACGCGGATTTACCTACGTAACGTCCTACACCCTTACCCCGGGACAACCACCGCCCGGGCTGGACTACCTTCCTGCGTCACCCCATCACTCACCTACTACAAGTCTGGTTCGCCGGCTCCACCACTCCCCTTCACCCGAAGGATCCAGGGCGGCTTCACGGACTTAGCATCGCTTGATTCGATGTTGGGCGCTTCAAAGCGGGTACCGGAATATCAACCGGTTATCCATCGACTACGCCTGTCGGCCTCGCCTTAGGTCCCGACTTACCCTGGGCAGATCAGCTTGACCCAGGAACCCTTAGTCAATCGGCGCACACGTTTCTCACGCATGTATCGCTACTCATGCCTGCATTCTCACTCGTGAACCATCCACAACTCGCTTACGCGGCTGCTTCACCCGGCACACGACGCTCCCCTACCCATCACAGTCCCCGTTAGAGGTATGTACTGCAATGACACGACTTCGGCGGTGTGCTTGAGCCCCGCTACATTGTCGGCGCGGAATCACTTGACCAGTGAGCTATTACGCACTCTTTCAAGGATGGCTGCTTCTAAGCCAACCTCCTGGTTGTCTCTGCGACTCCACATCCTTTCCCACTTAGCACACGCTTAGGGGCCTTAGTCGATGCTCTGGGCTGTTTCCCTCTCGACCATGGAGCTTATCCCCCACAGTCTCACTGCCGCGCTCTCACTTACCGGCATTCGGAGTTTGGCTAAGGTCAGTAACCCGGTAGGGCCCATCGCCTATCCAGTGCTCTACCTCCGGCAAGAAACACACGACGCTGCACCTAAATGCATTTCGGGGAGAACCAGCTATCACGGAGTTTGATTGGCCTTTCACCCCTAACCACAGGTCATCCCCCAGGTTTTCAACCCTGGTGGGT
This window harbors:
- a CDS encoding GntR family transcriptional regulator codes for the protein MPEQPPYLRVADSLRQRLASREWMPGDRLPSRAQLAAEYGVGDNVVRRAQELLISQGLLEGRAGSGTYAARPRERLRMVRSWCREQRAGSPFRADMASLGRVGTWEHRTEAKVPAPAEVAARLGIAEGELTVRTSYEFLADGKPVQLSTSWEPYSLTGGTIVVLPEGGPYAGQGVVERMAAIGVTIGHATEQPEPRHAAPGEAHLLGIQAGALVTHIQRTYYCEDGRPVETADIIVPAARCEVVYEIPVNRDDITDG